DNA from bacterium:
AGCTCATCGACAAGCACCGCCTGACCATCGAGATGGACCACATCATGCGGGAGTTCCTGGGCCGCCCGGTCAGCGAGGTCCAGATCGGCTTGCTCCTCAACAAGGTCATGGAGCTGATGCTCCAGTACCGGGTGCGGATGCCGACCTCCTTCCTCATGATCGCGCGCGTGCTGGTCACGACCGAGGGCATCTGTCGGCAGCTCGACAAGGACTACATGCTCATCAACGTGGCGGAGCCCTTCATCCTCAGCCTGATGCAGCGGCAGTTCACGAGCATCTTCAACGGCCAGGAGCTGATGCGCGTCGGCCTGGACTGGAAGAACATCCTGCTGCGCACCCCGCGCCGGATCGACGACCTCTTGGCGGCGGCCAACTCGGGCCAGCTGCGGATCGAGTACGAGTTCCGCAACCTCCAGCGCCTCGAACGCACCCTGACGGTCATCGGCAACAAGGTCTCCTTCAGCCTCTTGACCGCGGCCTTCATCGTCGGGGCGGCGCTCTTGTCCTCGGTGCAGGGCGGCCCGCGGATCTGGGGCCTCCACGCCCTCAGCTTCGTCATGTTCGTGAGCGGGGGCCTCTTGGGACTCTGGCTGTTGGTCTCGATCCTGCGCTCGGGGCAGATCAAGTAGCATCTTACGGCTGGTAAGAGCCGCCTTTCGCCGGGTATAAACCTCTTTCCGGGCCCTCTTCGGGAAATGGCGCGGGTAAGGAGGCATTCGATGGGCAAGCTGCATTTTGGAATCGACGTGGACGGGGTGCTCGCGCACCACTTGCCCGCCATGCTCGACGTGGTCGCCGAGATGACGGGCAAGGTCATCCGGCACGAAGACGTGACCGACTTCTACTTTAACGGGATCGTCGAGCGCGCCCGCATGGACGAGGTCTTCGCCCGCTGCATGGAGACGGCCTTCGACCTGCCGCCGGTCGACGGCTGCCACCTGATCAACGAGCTGCCCGGAAAGGTCACCATCGTGACCCACCGCCATGAGGGCGAGGCCGAGCGCACCACCCTCAAGTGGCTCGCGCACCACGGCATTCGCTACGACGACATCGTCTTCACCCGTGGCCCCAAGAGCCAGATGGGGGTCTTCGATTTCTTCGTGGACGACGCACCCCACAATGCCAAGGACCTCGCCCAGGCGGGCGTCACCACCTTCCTCATGGAGCAGCCCTACAACCGCCACTCCCAGTTCGGGGAGCTGGACGAGCGGATCGTGCGGGTCTCGCACTGGGACCAAATCCGAGGGTACCTGGAGGAGCGATCGCTCTGGAGTGGCGATCCCCGGCCCGTCAATTAGACGCGTTCACTAGGCCGAGAAGAAGTTACCCCCGGACCGATGCTCGGTTCGGGGGCTCGCTTTTGGATAGCAGGCGAGAAATGTGCCCTGCATCGAGGTGGTTAATAGAAGTTGATCCGGCGGATGCTGTTGTTGCCGGTGTCGGCGACCCACAGGCTGCCACTGGCGTCGAAGCACAGGCCCGTCGGTCCGTTGAACAGGGCCGTGCCCTTGCGTCCATCCGCATTGCCCTGGGTGCCGCCCGCGTAAGTGGTGACGTTCCCGTTCTTGTCGATCTTCTTGATGGCGTGGTTGCCGGTGTCGGCGACCCAGACGATCCCGTCGCTATCGACCGCCACCCCCTTGGGGGCGCTGAAGCCGCTGATCGTCCTGACGCTTTCGGTGGCGGTGATGTTGAACGTCTTGATGACGTTGTTGCCCGTATCCGCCACGTAGAAGTTGCCGTCCTTGTCCGCGGCAATGGCCGATGGGACGTTGAAGCTATGCGAGGCGACCACGGCGTTGTTGTCCCATGTGTCAAGGATCGCATTTTTGCGCTTGTCTAGGATGTAGTTATGGTACCGCTTGTACTGATCCGTGGGGGGGACGTACCAAACGCTGGAAATGGGCTGAATGGAGGTTTCGGAGCTGGGGCTGAACGAATAACCACTACCACCGCTATTGCCCACATTGACATTTCCGGCAAGGCCGGGGCCTACAACGTAGGCTTCCCCCCCGTTGATGGTGCGGTAAGTCAGCCCCGTGAACTCTCCTGTCGGCCTATTTCCGCCATATCCTATGTCCGACATCGCCCGGGAAAGCGTCAGCGTCCCGGTCTTGGATAGCGTGTAGAGCTTGTCCTGCGAGATGAAGGCCAGGGTCCCCTGGGGGAACATCACCGCGCCGACCGAGGCCGTCGCGTTGGCGTAGTAGGTCGTGATGTTGGGCCCCAGGATCGCCGAGATGGACGAGGCGCCGCTCGCGTTCAAGCCGCCATCCAGGATGGAGATGCTGGAGGTGCCCGTGCCGCTGAAGGGCTTGTCCAGCAGGGTGATGGCGAGCGTCTGGACGGTGGGGCGATCGTCCATGTTGACGGGGACGTCGATCGTGAAGGGGCGGCTGACCACCTGGTTGGCCGCGTCGTAGGCCGTGGCCTTGATGCGGTAGGTGGTCTTGGACTTGAGGTGGCTGAAGGTGATCGGCTGGCCGAGGTCGGCGTGCGCGATCGTCTTGGTGAGGGGCTGGTCGTTCTTGTCCTTGATCACGAGCTCCTGGCTGTTGGCGCCCATGGTGAACAGCTCCACGACCAGGTGGTCCACGATCTCGTGGTTGGTCTTTACCACCGCCTGCGCGGCGTAGCCTCCACCCTGCAACTGGGGCTGAAGTTGGAGCACGGCCTGGCCGTCGGCCATCACGTGCCCCTGCTGAGCGGGGGAAAGGACGGAGGGGAGCGCCGCGCAGCCCATCGAGAAGGACACGGCGAGCAGAGCGATCAGATGTAGCTTTTTCATGTCCGTATCCTTTACTTTGCCGCCGGTGCGAGCTTGAGGGTCCTGGGCTTGGATTGGCCGTAGAAGCCCGAGCCGTTGAAGGCGTTGCCCTTCTTCCAGTACTTGATCACGTAGTAGAGACGCTCGCTCCTGATGGTCGGGGTGACGGTGAACGAGGCGCTCGTCTTCTGGGTGCCGTCGCCGGGGAAGGAGAGCAGATCGCTCTGGTCTGCCGCGTTGATGCTGCGCAGGATCCCTTGATAGAGCGTATCGGCGTTGCTCCGGGCGGCCCAGTTGACCGTCACCGAGTCCTTGGTCTGCGCCGCTTGCAGGGCCTGCTCATCGAACCCGATGTCGAGATCGGCGCTCAGCTCGGCTCCCGCCATGCCCTTGAGCGAGGGCGACACGGCGACGTCGACGGTGTTGGGCAGGTTGTCCTCGTCCTTGTAGAAGATTTGGTACTCGCCCGGGGGCAGGTCCCGGAAGCTGTAAGCGCCCGTGGCGTCGGTCTGGGTGGTTTTCTCCACCTTGATGAACTCGCCGATCTCGCTGCGGCGCTTGAGGCGAAGGGTCAGGCGCTTGCCCGAGACCGCGTCCGGCTGTACCGAGTTGAGGATGCGGCCCTGCAGCACGATCGCCGTGGGGGCCGGTGCGACCGACACGGGCGCCGGAGTGGCCGTAGGCGTCGGCGTGGGCATCGGCGTCGGGATGGGCTTGGGCGTTGGCTTGGGCTCCGGGCCGTTCCAGTGGGTGCCGATGCCGACGAGGAGGCTCTGGTTGGCCAGGCCGTAGGTGTCGCCCGGCGTGTAGAAGTAGTGGGCCAGGAGGTCCATGGTCTTGGTCAAGCCGTAGCGAACGCCGAGGCCGTGCTGCATCTCCGAGGCCTGCACGCCGGCGCCGACCGGGTTGCTGTTGGTGCGGTAATCGAGTGAGTAGCCGACATTCGCCGCGCCCAGGGCCACGTCCAGGCCTGCGGCCAGGCCCATGGCGGTGCGGTTGCTCATCATGGCGACGAGGGGGGAGGCGTAGAGGGTGAAGAGGCCGAAGTCCTTCATCGCGCTCAGGGTGAACTCGCCACCCTGGCTGATAGAGCCCGGTGCGGTGCCCATGTAGGGAGCGCTGAGGCCGGGGCCGGGCTTTACGCCGAGATACAGCTCCGAGCGGTAGTGGCCACCCCAGCCGAAGGCGAGGCTGCCGTCCGACCACAGGGGCCCACGCAGGCCGATGGCGTTGAGCGACCCGACGTTGGCGATCAGCTGAAGGTAGTCGGTGACCCGCGCCTCGAGGCCCAGCTGGGTTCCGAGCATGGCGCCCTTGATCGCGGGGTAGTTCACGTAGCCGCCCTGAAGGCTCAGGTCGATGTCGCCGACGCGCTGCTGGTAGCGCGGGGCGATGTTGAGGCCGCCCGCGGTCAGGCTGTTCTCGAAGCGGGGTGCCGCGAGGGCAGCCCCGTCGAGGAGGAGGGTGCAGGTGGCGGCCAGGAGGCCGAGGGTGTGAAGGTAGTTCTTGGGCACGCTTACTTCACCTCGATCTTGCGGATGCTGTTGTTGCCGTAGTCTGCGACCCAGAGGCTGCCACTGGCGTCGAAATTGAGGCCGCTCGGCGCGTTGAACTGAGCCTTTTTCCCGCGCCCGTCCTTGTTGCCCTGGGTACCGCCCGCGAAGGTGATGGTCTTGCCGCTCACCGCCTCGATCATCTTGATGGCGTGGTTGCCGGTGTCGGCGACCCAGACGTTGCCGTCCTTGTCCACGGCCACGCCCTGGGGGCCGCTGAAGCCGCTGCCGATCACCCTGATGCTGTCGGTGGCGTTGATGTTGAAGGTCTTGATGACGTTGTTGCCGGTGTCCGCCACGTAGAAGTTCCCGGCGGCATCGATGACCATGGTCGATGGGTTGTTGAACGCATTGAGAGCGGTGATGCGGGTGCTCCCCTTGCGGACGGCCATTGTCGTCTTGTCCAGGTAGAACTTGGCGGGAAATTGATCGCTGGGCTGCAGAAAATACGTCGCCACGGCAATGGGGACGCTGCCGTCGGACGAGCTGGTTCCGCCTAAACTGATGGAGCTGTAGTTCCAGTGAATGGCGGATGTGCTGGTGGTCCCGGCGTAAAGAGTCTCTTCAAACTCAGTAAAGCCTGGTTGCTTTTTTTGGTGCGTGAGCGTCAGGGAGGTGACAGGCTCACCATAAGCGAACGTTTTCCGCGTGAGTTGATTGTTCTTCAGCGCGTACAGTGAGTTGCCCGCAATGAAGAACAAGCCGCCAAATTCGGTCATGGCCACGCCCAGTGACTGGGTGGCGCCGGTGTAGTAGGTCGTGACGTTGGGCGGCAGCTCCAGCGAGACGGTCGCCTCGCCGCTGTGCAACAGGTTGCCGGCATTGATGGCGACGCTGGAGGTGCCCGAGCCATTGAAAATTTTGTCCAGCAGGCTGATGGCGAGCTTCTGGACGGTGGGGCGATCGTCCATGTCCACGGGGACGTCGATCACGCAGGGGTGGCTGATCACCTGAGAGGCCGCGTCGAAGGCCGTGGCCTTGACGCGGTAGGTGGTCTTGAGCTTGAGGTTGCCGAAGGTGATGGGCTGGCCGAGGTCGGCGCGCCCGATCGTCTTGCTGAGGGGCTGGTTATCCATGCCCACGACGGCAAGCTCTTGGTTGTTTTCACCGAGGGTGAACAGTGCCACCTCCAGGTGGTGCACGGCATCCTGGTCGGACTTCACCTCGGCCTGCGCGGCGTAGCCGCCACCTTGCCACAGGGGCTGAAGCCGGAGCACGGCGTGGCCGTTGGCCACCACCTGTCCCTTGGATGAGGGCGAGAGCATGGAGGGGATCGCCGCGCAACCCATCGACAAGGACACGGCGAGCAAGGCGGTCAAATGAAGCTTTTTCATAGACGAGTCTGTATCCTTGTGCGCTAGCGGAAGGGGGTGAACGTGATCGAGTCGCTGGCGTCATAGCCGCCGGGCGTGACGACGATGGTCGAGATCGTCGCCGCGCCGCTGTAGGTCCGATCGACGAGTCGGACGACCAGATCCTCGACGGCGGGGGTGTCGTTGTCCTGGACCTGGACCTCGAGCACGGAGTCCGGCTTGCTGATGAGGTGGGCTGCGTCGTTCCCCTCCTCGCTGTAGGCATAGGCCTTCAGGCGATAGGTGGTGTTCGGCGCGAGGTTGTCGAAGGTCAG
Protein-coding regions in this window:
- a CDS encoding SMP-30/gluconolactonase/LRE family protein, translated to MKKLHLTALLAVSLSMGCAAIPSMLSPSSKGQVVANGHAVLRLQPLWQGGGYAAQAEVKSDQDAVHHLEVALFTLGENNQELAVVGMDNQPLSKTIGRADLGQPITFGNLKLKTTYRVKATAFDAASQVISHPCVIDVPVDMDDRPTVQKLAISLLDKIFNGSGTSSVAINAGNLLHSGEATVSLELPPNVTTYYTGATQSLGVAMTEFGGLFFIAGNSLYALKNNQLTRKTFAYGEPVTSLTLTHQKKQPGFTEFEETLYAGTTSTSAIHWNYSSISLGGTSSSDGSVPIAVATYFLQPSDQFPAKFYLDKTTMAVRKGSTRITALNAFNNPSTMVIDAAGNFYVADTGNNVIKTFNINATDSIRVIGSGFSGPQGVAVDKDGNVWVADTGNHAIKMIEAVSGKTITFAGGTQGNKDGRGKKAQFNAPSGLNFDASGSLWVADYGNNSIRKIEVK
- a CDS encoding SMP-30/gluconolactonase/LRE family protein; this translates as MKKLHLIALLAVSFSMGCAALPSVLSPAQQGHVMADGQAVLQLQPQLQGGGYAAQAVVKTNHEIVDHLVVELFTMGANSQELVIKDKNDQPLTKTIAHADLGQPITFSHLKSKTTYRIKATAYDAANQVVSRPFTIDVPVNMDDRPTVQTLAITLLDKPFSGTGTSSISILDGGLNASGASSISAILGPNITTYYANATASVGAVMFPQGTLAFISQDKLYTLSKTGTLTLSRAMSDIGYGGNRPTGEFTGLTYRTINGGEAYVVGPGLAGNVNVGNSGGSGYSFSPSSETSIQPISSVWYVPPTDQYKRYHNYILDKRKNAILDTWDNNAVVASHSFNVPSAIAADKDGNFYVADTGNNVIKTFNITATESVRTISGFSAPKGVAVDSDGIVWVADTGNHAIKKIDKNGNVTTYAGGTQGNADGRKGTALFNGPTGLCFDASGSLWVADTGNNSIRRINFY